Below is a genomic region from Silurus meridionalis isolate SWU-2019-XX chromosome 1, ASM1480568v1, whole genome shotgun sequence.
AAAAGGCTCTTTGGTGGTAAGGTTTGAGCTTGCTTGTCAACAATGCACGCTACTGGCATCTTGTGGTCAAAAGTAGAAAATGATCTAGTAATTCATTTATCTAACCTGACCCATCTTAAAAGTCTTTGCCATTAAGAATAGCAGAAAATACTCCAAACCATGTGTGCAAAGCATGTTGCTTCATACTCAAAAAATACTgtgcttctactaaatactgagtAAATGCTAATGTACATATGATATTAACTTTTCACTTTGTATCTACAGTGCGTGGAGTGTACAAAacaagagggagagagagagagagagagagagagagagagaggcgagtcACAGTTGATTCCGCTTTGGTTAATGTATGaatttcacttcctgtttgtctgaaccgaataaataaaagtgaactatctgtactctaatgaattgcatagcatcctATTCTTTATATTGCATCCGTACTGCATTAAATCACATCGTGTTTAATCAATCAaaatcggatcacactgcatcgCTTCAGTATTATAACATACTGTTTTGTTGGTTATTCATTGAGATGCAAATCACAtaggcctcagttatggagatgcacaacCCTAATATATATAGCGTTTGTACACCTgtattttaaaagcttttaacatcttttaaggtttattttgaagtatcttaaaaatatattaagatGAACTAGGTGTGAAATCTCAAATTGTCCATAGGGGCAGCTTTCTTTCAGTACACTGACTTGGGAAATTCCACTCCACGCCTCCTATGTAACTACATGACACTCACACAAACTATATAAACCTCTTAGATTCTCAGTGACCCTTTATAACCAGCTATCTTTTTATTACGTGTTGCAAAGTTAACTGTCTATTGATCTGCAAATATACCCATTGTACTTCATTGTTTTTGAAGACCTCACAggttctgtagtgttttttaGATAATGAATTCCTCAGTGAGTGTCAGCAGTATTGATAGCTTCGAGGAATATATGAGCAAAATTATAGTAAGCATTCTTCTTGGATTCATCATAATCGGTATCAATGGATTATTTGTTTTCACCTTCTTCAAAACCTCAGTTTTCTATAACAATCCaagatacattttatatatacatttagttATTAATGATATGATAATGGTTTGTGTCTCTGTAATTCTCCTTGTAATGTCATATTTATTGAAGAATATTAGCATTTCATTTTGTTGTGTATTACTAATCATAGCTTCAGCCACTCAGAAGAACACACCCCTAATCTTATCTGCTATGGCAGTAGAGCGTTACATTGCCATTTGTAAACCTTTGCATCACTCTCAGATCTGTACAGTACACAGGACTTTCATTCTTAACATTTTGATATGGGGTGTTGGACTTATTCCTCCACTGACAGACTTTGTTATTTCTGTTGTTCTGTttcctttgttcatttttaacACTGTTACTGTCTGCTCTTCATCATTTCTGTACAACACTGTTTACCATAAT
It encodes:
- the LOC124393575 gene encoding odorant receptor 131-2-like, producing the protein MNSSVSVSSIDSFEEYMSKIIVSILLGFIIIGINGLFVFTFFKTSVFYNNPRYILYIHLVINDMIMVCVSVILLVMSYLLKNISISFCCVLLIIASATQKNTPLILSAMAVERYIAICKPLHHSQICTVHRTFILNILIWGVGLIPPLTDFVISVVLFPLFIFNTVTVCSSSFLYNTVYHNQRKQATQAIYTSFVWIVLFYTYFRVLVTARKMSSDKESTKKAKSTILLHGVQQLLCMLSFTPPVLDLVFARIMPTQWTKYSFYAYLITNLVPRLLSPLIYGIRDQVFVKQLNKNFSCKVLIVKFYPDKNITK